The Sulfolobus islandicus Y.N.15.51 sequence CTATCGTAAACGTTGCAGGTAAGGCTAATGGAACTGATGCTATTAACACAATGAGAGAAAAGGGTAAGATCTCAGATAAACTTACTTTAAGCAGAAGAGAATAAATGAAAAGTGTAATGACTAAAGATACATCAAATAACATGAGGTACTTAACTATATTTAAAATAAGTTTTTCTAGGTGTGATTGTGCTCTTGCGGTCTGAACTAATTCCGTAGTTTTCCCGAAATACGTCTTCTCTCCAGTTGCAATAACTATTGCCGATGCCTCTCCTCTCTTTACTATAGATAATGACTAGCTAAATTAATTTTGCGATTTTATGGAAATTTACTTTTATTAATTATTGAGAAAAAAGAAATATCAATAGTATATAACTGAGATAACTGTAAATATTTCTCAGTATTTTTCATTAAATTTTATTATATCAAATAAGAATTTATGTATGTGTTAAATTCACTATTAAGATTAGAGTCTATGGTGACTAAATGGAAACTAGATCGAATTAAAAAGTTTGAGTATAATACTTTTTATATAAAATAAGTTTTATACTATTTTATAAAATTCACTATAATTAAGTTTAAATACTAGTATAACATAATTAATTACAATGGGAGTTGAGAGAGTAAGTTATCTTTTTCATGATTTAGAGTTTGTAAATAGAGTTAAGGAATTAATTGAAAATGAAGAAAGTTTTGCTATAGTCGAGATCGTAAAAACTGAAGGACCTAGTGCTTTGAAAGCAGGCAATAAGCTAGTTATAAGAAGTGATGGATCATTTGAAGGATGGATAGGTGGTTTCTGTACTAAGGATGAGATAATAAAGCATTCTTTAGAAGCTATAGAGGAGGGATTAACTAAGTTTTTATACCTGAAGACCTGCCATGGAGGTTCCATATATTTATACATAGAGCCCATACTTCCTAAGAGAAAGTTAATAGTAATTGGGAATAATCCTATAACTTATTATATTAAGAGAATAGGGGAGAATATAGGTTTTAATGTAATGAAAGTCAGTGAACCTAAGGAAATTGAGAAAATAAAAATAAATAAGAATACATTCGTTATTATAGCCACAATGGGAGAGAGGGATCATGAATTCGCTGAAGCTATGCTGCCTAGTGATGTCAGATATATAGGGATTGTAGCTAGTAAGAAAAGGGGTGATGATATACTATCTTATTTACGTAATAAGGGATACTCAGATGACTTAATTTCTAAGATTAAGGTTCCAGCGGGTATAAATATAAACGCAGTTTCTCCAGAAGAAATAGCATTAAGCATTATTGCTGAGATAATTAAGGTTTCTAGAGAGGCTAAAGCTAAGGAGGTTACTGAGGAGGAGATAGATCCAGTATGTGGAATGAGGGTATTGAAATCGTCTCCTTATTACTCCACTTTTGATAATAGAGTATATTATTTCTGTAGTAAATACTGTAAAGAAAAATTTGATTCTAATCCTCAAATATATTTTAAATAATGAAATATGCATGATTAGATATAATTAGATTTTTTATAGCTGAAATCTAAAGTAGAATTAGTGAGTTTAGTGTATCCAGCTCCTTTTGAATATTTCGCTCCCACCAGTCTTAAAGAAGCATTGGAACTTCTGTCAAAATATGGGGATGAGGCCAAGATTCTAGCGGGAGGTCAGAGTTTAATTATTTCAATGAAGTTAAGAATAATTTCGCCAAAATATATTATAGATATAAATAATATACCGAATTTATCTTATATTAACGAATCCGAAGGATATTTGAGACTTGGTGCATTAACTAGATATTCTGATTTAGAGTACTCAGATTTGATAAAGTCGAAGTATCCTTTACTTTACGAATCCGTAAAACACTTAGCTGATCCAATAGTTAGGAATTGGGGAACTGTTGGAGGGAACGTTTGTTATAATCATCCTGGCAATAATTTACCTGCTGTGATGTTAGCCTATAATGCAGAGTTCGTAGCAACTAGCTTATCTGGAAGTAGGGTTATTAAGGCGACAGACTTCTTTTTAGGTCCATTTCAAACTGCATTAAGACAAGACGAAATATTAACGGAAATAAGAATCCCCATACCTAAGCCCAGAAATGGGGGACATTATATTAAGCTTGAGAGGAGAGTAGGAGATTTCGCTATCATTTCCACAGCAGTTAACTTATCGTTAGACTATGATGGTACTGTTAGGGAGGCTGGAATTGGAATTGGAGGTGCAAGTAATAACCCTGTTAAAGTGACTAAGGCTGAGGAGTCGTTAGTGGGCAATAAGATAAATGATAATTTAATTAAGGAAGTAGGGAAAATAGTGACTGATGTTATAAAGCCAGTTGAGGAACCCTTTGGACCTCCGGCTGATTATAAGAAAGCCATGGCTGGAGTAGTTACTATTAGGGCAATTAAACAAGCGATAAAAAGGGCTTTAGGTGGTGTTTAATATGGTTCAGAAAGTTCACGTTAAAATAGTCATTAATGATAAACCTTATGAAGCTGATATAGAACCAAGACTACTTTTAGTTCATTTCATTAGGGATATAGCTGGGCTAACTGGAACACATATAGGGTGCGATACTACTAATTGTGGTGCATGTACTGTGATTTTAGATGGCAAAGCTGTAAAATCGTGCACAATGTTTGCCGTCCAAGCTAACGGTAAGGAAATAATTACCATAGAGGGATTAGCTAAGGATGGGAAATTACATCCGATTCAAGAAGGGTTCTGGGTTAAGCACGGACTGCAATGCGGCTATTGTACTCCAGGAATGATAATGGCAGCTTATCAATTACTTAAGAGGAATCCTAATCCTACTGAAGAGGAGATTAGATGGGGGATTTCTGGTAATTTATGTAGGTGCACAGGTTATCAGAATATCGTAGAGGCAATTAAGTACGCAGCGGAGAAAATGAGGGGGATGAGTTAAATGGCCGTAGAGGAGACATTACCTCCCGTAGGAGTTCACGGGATGGGGCATAAGATAAGGCGTAAAGAAGACATGAGATTTTTAGTAGGTAAGGGGACGTATGTAGATGACATAAAATTACCTAACATGGTTTACTTAGCATTCGTGAGGAGTCCTTATGCTCACGCTAGGATAAAGAGGATAAACGTGGAAAAGGCCAAATCCATACCTGGAGTAATTGATATAATTACGGGAGAAGAGCTGGAAAAAGCAGGACTAGCGTGGATACCAACATTAATGGGAGATAAAATGATGGTTTTACCAACGGAAAAAGTTGTCTTTCAAGGACAAGAAGTAGTAGCTGTGATAGCAGAGGATAAATATGCGGCGTGGGATGCGGTAAATCAAATAGAGATCGATTATGAACCTTTAGAACCGGTAATTGACCCTAAGAAGGCTTTAGAGCCTAATTCACCAATAGTTAGGCCGGATAAAAATTCTAACTTAGTATTCAGATGGGAAGCTGGAAATAAAGAATTAACTGAGAAAATTTTTAAAGAAGCTGATATAGTGGTAAGCCAAGATTTCTACTATCAGAGATTACATGTAACTTATATGGAACCAGTGGGCTGTATAGCTCATTATGACCCAGTTTCTGGAAAACTTACCTTATGGATGACTACTCAAGCACCTCATGTAGTTAGAACAGTGTTCTCTTTAGTTGCTAAAATTCCAGAAAATAAGATAAGGATAATTTCTCCTGATATAGGCGGAGGATTTGGAGGGAAAGTTTACGTTTACCCAGGATATGTTGTAGCAGCATACGCTGCAATAAAGTTAGGAAGACCAGTTAAGTGGATCAATACTAGGTCTGAGGATATGAAGAGTACAGCGTTTGCTAGGGACTTTCACATTCACGGTGAGTTAGCTGCTAAAAAGGATGGAACGATATTGGGGCTTAGAATTAAGGTTATCAGTGATCATGGAGCGTTTTATGGTGACGCTAATCCAAGTAAATTCCCTGCTGGCTTATTCAGTATTTGCACTGGAGCTTACGATATAAAGGCAGCTTACGTTGAGGTTACAGGTGCTTATACTAATAAACCCGCTGGTGGTATAGCGTATAGATGCTCATTTAGGGTAACTGAAGCAGCGTATACTATAGAGAGATTAGTTGATATTTTAGCTCATGAATTGGGAATGGATCCTGCAGAGTTAAGGCTAAAGAACTTCATACCACCGGAGAAGTTCCCATATAAATCGGCTTTAGGTTGGACTTATGATAGTGGTAACTATCCAGCTGCGTTGAAAAAGGCTATGGAAAAGATAGGATATTATGAATTAAGAAAGGAGCAGGAGGAAAAGAGGAAGAGAGGAGAGCTTATGGGAATAGGAATTAGCACCTTCGTAGAGATTGTAGGAGCAGGACCTGCTGACTTATTTGATATTGTAGGGATAAAGATGTTCGAAAGTGCTGAGATAAGAATTCATCCTACTGGTAAGGTTATTGCGAGGTTTGGAACTAGGGCTCAAGGACAAGGCCATGAGACTACTTATGCGCAGATAATTTCTGAAATATTGGGTATACCGGTTGAGGATATAATAATAGAGGAAGGAGATACTGATACATGTCCCTATGGTTTAGGGACATACGCCAGTCGTAGTACACCTACTGCAGGTGCTGCAGCAGCGGTTTCTGCAAGAAAGATTCTGGATAAGGCTAAGAAGATAGCCGCTCATCTACTTGAGGCTAGGGAAGAGGATATAGTATTTGAGAAGGGGAAGTTCTATGTTAAGGGATATCCAGATAAGTATAAGACAATTCAAGAAGTCGCATTAGCTGCATATACTAATCCTCCACCTAATATTGAGGCTGGACTAGAGGCTGTAACATATTATAATCCTCCAAACATGACCTTTCCATTCGGTGCTTATATTTGTGTTGTTAATATAGATAAAGGTACTGGACAAATTAAAATAAGAAGATTTGTGGCCGTAGATGATTGCGGAAATATAATAAATCCCGTAATAGTTGACGGTCAAATAATGGGGGCTCTAACCATGGGCTTCGGGACGTCATTTATGGAGGAAATACGTTATGATGAAAACGGAAATATCTTCGGAGGGAGCTTTGCTGAATATTTAATACCTACTGCAGTCGAGACTCCTAAATGGGAGCTAGATAAAACGGTAACTCCATCACCTCATCATCCCTTAGGTGCAAAAGGGGTTGGCGAATCCGCAACTGTAGGATCTCCCGCAGCTTTTGTAAATGCTGTAGTAGATGCATTATGGCATTTAGGAGTCAAGCATATAGATATGCCAATATGGCCGTGGAAAGTGTGGAAAGTTCTTAGGGAAAAGGGAGTAGCTTCCGATGAATAACTTTTTTTTTTTTTTTTTTAAAAAAAATTTAGTGTGAAGAAAATGTTAAACAGTGTCGATGAATTAATTAAATTATTAGAGGAACAAGACTATATAATTGAAAGAGATGCAGCAATTGCAGTATTTTTGGCATTAAAATTGGAAAAACCTCTACTAATTGAAGGTCCTCCAGGATGCGGGAAAACGGAATTAGCTAAGGTTATTGCAAAGTCTTTAGGTCTTGAGTTGATAAGGTTACAGTGTTATGAAGGGCTAGACTACTCACACGCACTTTATGAATGGAATTATCCTAAGCAACTGTTGGAAATAAAACTATTACAACAGAAAGAAGATGAGGCAGAAATAAAGAAAAGGATATATAGTGAGGAATTTCTTATAGAAAGGCCTCTGTTAAAGGCCATAAGGTCTGAAAATAGGGTAGTTTTACTAATAGATGAAATAGACAGAGCAGATCCAGAGTTTGAGGGTTTTCTCCTTGAATTTTTAGGAGAATTTCAGATTACAATTCCAGAGTTAGGTACAATTAGGGCTAAACATAAGCCTTATGTTTTTATAACTTCCAATAAAACTAGGGATCTTTCTGATGCTTTAAAAAGGCGTTGTCTCTACTTATACCTATCTTACCCCACTGAGGAGAAGGAATTAGAAATCGTTAAGAAAAAGGTTAAGGGAGTTGATGAGGAAAGGACAAGAAAAGCTATAAAGATAATAAACGAGATAAGAAGAGATGAAGAGATAATACATAAGCCAGGTATAGCTGAGACAATAGACTTCGTTTCCTCAATGAGTTTCCTGAACTCTGAAGATGAAATAAAGGCA is a genomic window containing:
- a CDS encoding XdhC family protein; translation: MGVERVSYLFHDLEFVNRVKELIENEESFAIVEIVKTEGPSALKAGNKLVIRSDGSFEGWIGGFCTKDEIIKHSLEAIEEGLTKFLYLKTCHGGSIYLYIEPILPKRKLIVIGNNPITYYIKRIGENIGFNVMKVSEPKEIEKIKINKNTFVIIATMGERDHEFAEAMLPSDVRYIGIVASKKRGDDILSYLRNKGYSDDLISKIKVPAGININAVSPEEIALSIIAEIIKVSREAKAKEVTEEEIDPVCGMRVLKSSPYYSTFDNRVYYFCSKYCKEKFDSNPQIYFK
- a CDS encoding FAD binding domain-containing protein gives rise to the protein MSLVYPAPFEYFAPTSLKEALELLSKYGDEAKILAGGQSLIISMKLRIISPKYIIDINNIPNLSYINESEGYLRLGALTRYSDLEYSDLIKSKYPLLYESVKHLADPIVRNWGTVGGNVCYNHPGNNLPAVMLAYNAEFVATSLSGSRVIKATDFFLGPFQTALRQDEILTEIRIPIPKPRNGGHYIKLERRVGDFAIISTAVNLSLDYDGTVREAGIGIGGASNNPVKVTKAEESLVGNKINDNLIKEVGKIVTDVIKPVEEPFGPPADYKKAMAGVVTIRAIKQAIKRALGGV
- a CDS encoding (2Fe-2S)-binding protein, whose product is MVQKVHVKIVINDKPYEADIEPRLLLVHFIRDIAGLTGTHIGCDTTNCGACTVILDGKAVKSCTMFAVQANGKEIITIEGLAKDGKLHPIQEGFWVKHGLQCGYCTPGMIMAAYQLLKRNPNPTEEEIRWGISGNLCRCTGYQNIVEAIKYAAEKMRGMS
- a CDS encoding aerobic carbon-monoxide dehydrogenase large subunit, whose protein sequence is MAVEETLPPVGVHGMGHKIRRKEDMRFLVGKGTYVDDIKLPNMVYLAFVRSPYAHARIKRINVEKAKSIPGVIDIITGEELEKAGLAWIPTLMGDKMMVLPTEKVVFQGQEVVAVIAEDKYAAWDAVNQIEIDYEPLEPVIDPKKALEPNSPIVRPDKNSNLVFRWEAGNKELTEKIFKEADIVVSQDFYYQRLHVTYMEPVGCIAHYDPVSGKLTLWMTTQAPHVVRTVFSLVAKIPENKIRIISPDIGGGFGGKVYVYPGYVVAAYAAIKLGRPVKWINTRSEDMKSTAFARDFHIHGELAAKKDGTILGLRIKVISDHGAFYGDANPSKFPAGLFSICTGAYDIKAAYVEVTGAYTNKPAGGIAYRCSFRVTEAAYTIERLVDILAHELGMDPAELRLKNFIPPEKFPYKSALGWTYDSGNYPAALKKAMEKIGYYELRKEQEEKRKRGELMGIGISTFVEIVGAGPADLFDIVGIKMFESAEIRIHPTGKVIARFGTRAQGQGHETTYAQIISEILGIPVEDIIIEEGDTDTCPYGLGTYASRSTPTAGAAAAVSARKILDKAKKIAAHLLEAREEDIVFEKGKFYVKGYPDKYKTIQEVALAAYTNPPPNIEAGLEAVTYYNPPNMTFPFGAYICVVNIDKGTGQIKIRRFVAVDDCGNIINPVIVDGQIMGALTMGFGTSFMEEIRYDENGNIFGGSFAEYLIPTAVETPKWELDKTVTPSPHHPLGAKGVGESATVGSPAAFVNAVVDALWHLGVKHIDMPIWPWKVWKVLREKGVASDE
- a CDS encoding AAA family ATPase, which codes for MLNSVDELIKLLEEQDYIIERDAAIAVFLALKLEKPLLIEGPPGCGKTELAKVIAKSLGLELIRLQCYEGLDYSHALYEWNYPKQLLEIKLLQQKEDEAEIKKRIYSEEFLIERPLLKAIRSENRVVLLIDEIDRADPEFEGFLLEFLGEFQITIPELGTIRAKHKPYVFITSNKTRDLSDALKRRCLYLYLSYPTEEKELEIVKKKVKGVDEERTRKAIKIINEIRRDEEIIHKPGIAETIDFVSSMSFLNSEDEIKALIVTLLKDEEDVKHFKEVIKSGGKNSNSKNS